The Elgaria multicarinata webbii isolate HBS135686 ecotype San Diego chromosome 11, rElgMul1.1.pri, whole genome shotgun sequence genome segment AGAACAAGCCCTCCAGCCGAGATGGTGTTGCTGAGAGGTTCCCCACTTAGATCCAACCCTTGGTCTCTGTGCTGCGCTCTGCTGggactggaggggggaaatgtcaccTGAATCCTacctttggtccatctggccTAGCACTGTCCACTCTGAGTGGCAACAGTTCTCCAAGGTTTGGGGCGCCTACTAGAGatcctagaatcgtagaatagtagagttggaaggggcctataaggccatcgagtccaaccccctgctccatgcaggaatccaccctacagcatccctgacagatggttgtctagctgcctcttgaatgtctccagtgtgggaaagcccacaacctccctaggtcattggttccattgtcgtactgctcttacagtcaggaagtttttcctgatgtccagctggaatctgacttcctgtaacttgagcccattattctgtgtcctgcactctgggaggatcaagaagagatcctggccctctgtgtgaccttttaagtatttgaatggtgctatcatgtctcccctccttttttttttggttggacatgccagggattgaacctctgTCACTGAGCCGTGCCCCTTTCCCAAGCTAGGATAGCGGTGGGAGACACACGCTAAGGGGAATTACGCAAAGTAGCCAGCTGCAACTTGCtggaagccacacacacaccataaaggATTGGACCATGTGAGCATGGACCAAATGCCAACAGCTCATCTGGTTGCAAAGCTGATCCTAGACTGTACCATTTCTGATTCCAGGGGGAATTGAAGCAAGAGAGAATCCCTCCCCCAATCCATATTTTAAGGTGGGGAAACCACCTCCttctacatcagggatggggaagacGTTGCCCAGCAGAtcttgttggagtgcaactcccatcatgcctcaccattggctatgttggctaggtctgatgggagttgcaggctttcacccacccaccccggctgtctaaataggcataagattgtgcctttaggGTGTTTTGTCCTGATGAAGCTTTTATCATGctatcgccctgcctcattcacatgcTTTTGTAGAGGTCCCCACAACGATGTCTTCCATTTTTTAACTCTCGGGTggttttccaccacttctttcccctttcccccttatCTCACAGAACccattaaggaggggaagaaatggAAGAGTGGCACCTGGTCCATTTTGTTTGGTAGCCTCCATCTGGAAGTGCCTTGACGGTGCTTGAAAGAAGGGGCCAGCTGTTTTAAGGCCTTGCAGCTGAGCCTCTTTCTCTGGATGAGCGTGAGGAGCTCAAGCGCTTtcctcttcccctttcccctgaaGTGACAAGGAAGGAGTCCGTTACTTCAAAGAAGCTAAAGGGGAAGCTGGGAATCCCCTCAAGACGTTCTGGGGAAGAATATCTGTTCTCATAATCACCAAAATATattaagacacaatcctatgcattcttagacagaaaaaaaggacctacaactcctaccatgcCCCAGCcatagctgggagttgtagccttttccccctgtctaaacatgcataggattgcacccttagaaggACAAACATGTGTTGAAAGAATTGGGGAGGGTCCCCCCTCATATTTTCCTCAGTCTTTAGACCACACTGGATGGGAATACCCATATAAAACCACTTAACAGGGCTGGACCTACCATTaggtatatgggggggggaacagcagaACCCCATTTCTTCTGAGCCCCCCCCATTCCCCTCCATTGGAGTACAGAGCGATGCGTGCCCCACAGCCTGCCCTGCATGGCCTAACCTACTCCACTGTCCTCGGGTGCAGTAGAAGACACTGCCCCATCCCCCAGAGTTGAAATATTGTATaatattctatttattatttgCTGTATTTTTAACCTGCTTTTCAGACAATCGTTGTCtccactattgcttttaaagcgctttaaagcactttgaaaacgttttgaaacctgtatatgcagtgtgtccagggccccaacagttgtcaaaactgttataaagcgctttaaagcagtagtgtagatcccccccctgcaGTGATTCTCGTCtatgaaataaaaaaggggggcacTCTGCCCTCAGATTTACACATTAAATTGACAAGACATACAAGGAAAGGTGGGgcggagggaaaaggaaaaggagagagagagccgTGGAGGTTGGGgcttccaatgtcagtgggaggggtgtgtgcatccgtgctgggtttcagacagaaccagttaGAATTCCAAAGGACCTACCTAAGGTGCAGCACTCTATCCCCAAactgggttcagaaccttggacagctcctttagagttctgactgaaacccagaatggattcatcaccccactgacttcagagccaccagcttcccctgGGGGAGAGATCCGTTTTTCAAGGCCCGAAAAGTGGTGAGCGATATGAGtgggcatttaaatgcacttcaGGTCAGGCCAATCTTCCCTTGCTGGGCTCTGGCTTGAATGAGGCTCTTGTTCCTCCACCGACAGATGGGGGCCAGTGCATTCTTTCTCCTTGcatctgcagtcccaggacaacgGTCCATTTGGAGCTCAGTGGTCTTTCTGTCAGGGAGGGCAGAGTGCTCCCCACaattcctccttctctctggcctctgGAAGGGGCCcattggtctcccccttggcttgACGTTATTCTGAGAAGCAGGCCCTGTGTGTCCCCTGTCCAATCGCAGAAGCCTGGGTGTGCTTCTCTTCAGCTCTGCAGCCCCAGCCAGGGCCTCTGTCGGTAGGAGCCATGAGTTCATTTTTAGCGGTTGTCATCCGCCCAGGAGATGTTTGTTATTgagtggattaaaaatataaaagatataaaaaataaataaaatccatcagCTTCTGCATATGGAATGAGTGATGGGAGTATGTGATGCCATCttgtccacctcaggcagcaaaatgtcttgggccatccctACTCCTTCATAGATTTGCcagatttttttcctgtcaggATCTTTGAGACTCCGACAGATGATgttttcactatttatttattacatttctatcccatctttcctccaaggactcTTAAGGCAGCATATGTgatcctccatctcttctttttatcctcacaacaaccctgtggggtgggtTAGGcaaagagtcagtgactggaccaaagtcacccaaaaatgcttcatggctgagtgggaactagaacccgggaCTCCTGGGTCCCAGTCCAGTACTCTGACCACTATGCCACACCGGCTGCCCCatcactatgggcctgttcaaatgacccatcaggctctgtggttagcaaaactgtggttctctggggttagcactaaccacaagccatgctgttgcacacaacactttaagcccagttagagctgctaaccctgttgcagacgGTCCGAttggggttagtgagtgagcagggtttagcaaaacgcatcgcccaagacgccttaaaccctgctgccttaaatcaaaagctttaaccagcagggtttaaggtgtcttctgaacaggccctacataCATTATCATGTTGGCAGCAAAACAGCAACGTTTGAATTTCTCCCTGTCAAgtggcacaggagccctgcctacggACTAATCCAGCAACGCTAATTGTGTTCTCACAGGAGTGGCTGACCCGCTATGGCTACCTTCCTCAGCCAGATCCCAGAGCAGCCCGTCTTCAAACCCAAGGAGAACTGACCAGCGCCATCAAAACAATGCAAAGGTTTGCAGGACTGCCTGCAACCGGGAATCTGGGTATGTACGGGGATTAGAAGGGTCGGAGGTCCAGCAGGTGTCCAGTTACGCCTGTTCACCAAGGGAAAGGGTGGTTGGGCGGAGAGGAGTGGCGACCTCTTTTTCTGGAAGGGCTCCTGCATCAGAGAGCCTTTCATAAGTGTGAAAGAGAAAGACAGGCATGGCTGGTTGATGGAAGAGGACGCTGTCCCGTCCCCCAGTGCTGAACTAAGCTTCAATTCCAGTCTCGTCAGCTTCTGTATAGAATTGGGAAGCGGGGACATCTTGTCTTTTGCACATCATACAAATTCAGAAGGACACATATCGCCCCAACCTGAGTTGGCTGGGGGTtactgagagttgcagtccaatacatctggagaaacCCAGGCTGGGGAAAAGCTGACGCAGACAATATTTTAGGCGGGCCTGCTTCGTCCCAGCCTCGTTGTTGTCGCTGCGTGTCCTCGTTCACACGCACATGCCAGCtcacatgtgtgtgcatgtaatgACGAATGCGGGGCCAGGGGGAAACTTTGCCAGAGGGATGGGGCGTGCGCCCAGCAGATTTCTGCCCAGCATTTCAACAAACCAGGGAATAGTCTGAAACTACAGACTATTTTTTCTTTACAGAGTTTGTTCTTAAGTCACGTACCAGTAACAAAAGAGTTTTTACAGAGTTTGTTCTTAAGACACGTACCAGTAACAAAAGAGGAAACGGCTCACCACCACTAACACACCAGCGCGTGGATTAGTAAACTAGTTCTAAGAATAAAGTGAGAGAAAATGGAAGAGTAGAGAAGTTGGAGGGAATTAGCGTTTGTCAAATAAAGAACCGGAGGCGGAGCTATGGAAATGGCAAAATGGGGTATTGGGAGGCTATGCAGCCACAGAAAGCTCAGTTGCTGGTGAAAACAGAGAGACAGTGTTGTGcagaggttagagtgttgggctgggccTCAGGAAGTTTGGGGTTTAGTCCACACtctgctgtgaagctcactggatgtctTTGGGCctgtcgctgactctcagcctaacgtgCCCATAGGCCTGTCGtagggataaaatggaaaggaggcaaACCCCATCAGCCCCCGCGAGTTCTTTGCAAGAggcaaaaaaggcaggatagaaatgtaataaggatAAAAGATAAAACCGGTTAAAATAATGGTCTGGAAGGGGGGGCGGTAGATATGGGTTAGGGTTGGGAGGAAATGAAAAGATACAGAGCTGAAACTGTTATGATGTCCTGGCTACAGAGTAAGGGGAAACCAAAAGATTTCACTTCCTAGTTGGCTAcaaagggggaaatgcagcagGCCTGGGTTTGCCTCAAAACACTTCTGCTTCTGGCTACAAATCAAAATGGAGTAAAAGCCTCAAGCCACTTTCTCTTGATTATGGAGCTACCACAGTTTGCTTTAAAATCAAATTTGAATCTGGAGAGAGCCTTAGAAACAAGGTTTCCACGTAGGTTTTTAAAAGATGGTCAAAATGGTTGATTATTATTGTCATCGTtgttattagcatttatatcctgcctgttttcctccaaggaagccaaggcagcatacataatcctcctcttctccattttatcctcacaacaacaacaacaatcctgtgaggtaggttggttgagagtctgtgactggcccaatgtcacccaatgagcttccatggctgagtggggactagaacccagatctcctgattcttACACCAatactctaacccagccttcctcaacctggggcgctccagatgtgttggactacaactcccagaatgccccagccagctggctggggcattctgggagatgcagtccaacacatctggagcaccccaggttgaggaagtctgctctaaccactacaccaccctcaTTATGCTTGACCCAAGATCTTTGACAGAAGCGTTTGATCCTTTAACATAAGAAATGTGACTTTGGACTCAATGAGGGCTTTACTGGGTGTAAAGATTCCTCTTTGGGTATACCAGGCaaatggttctctctctctctctctcaatctctggGCAAAAAGGCAGCTGGGAGGTTCAAGAGAGAAGTGGGGTACTGTGGCCATCAGAACGTGGGCTAGGGGTCAGAGTGGGGCAGTGAAGATATTAGCAGAAAAGAGTTGTGAGAAACCAGCAATCCCCAGTTTAATTCTTAGAGCAAGTGTCTGGGTGAGATCGTGTTCCAAACAGGTGTGGGACCTGCACATGCCTTTTCAGGGAGGGGCCGTACCACCTGAACATCCCCACCGTGCTCTCGCAACGCACCTTTGATTCATCTACCCAGCTCTGAGCAGAGAAAGGAGATCCAGCCTTAGTCAGAACCAAGACCTGGCAGATCCGTTGTGCCGGCCCTCTCTGAGCGCATCTCCTTTGCAGACCAGAAGACCTTGGACATGATGAGCCAGCCCCGCTGCTCCCTCCCCGACATCATCGGCACCTCTGAGCTCATGCGTCGGCGGCGCAGGAAGAGACGCTACGCGCTCAGTGACAACGTCTGGCAGAAGAAGGACTTGACGTGGCAGTAAGCAAAGTCCAATCTCCCCGCTTACCCCCAATGGAAACGTGGGGTTGGGTGGGTTAAATCCTATTTCATTCCCTGCTAGTCTCATATCCCTGGCTTTGACATCCCAATACATTTCCACTGTGTCTCACCACtttattttctctcttctcctttctctttTATTCTACTGTACCTTGCATTTTTTCCTTGCGCCATAACTTGGTATGGAGAATatcgatagggagacattttcctccctctctcaaaatgctagaacccaatggggtcatcccatgaagctgatgggtgggagaaccaggacaaataaaaggaagtccttcttcacacagcacatagttaaattatggaactcactaccacaagacgtagtgatggccaccagtctggatggcttttaaagggggttggataaattcctggaggcgaaggctatcaatggctactagccctgatgcttgtgtgctatgtccagtattcgaggcaataagcctgtgtgcaccagttgctggggaacagaggtgggagggtgctgttgcaccatgtcctgcttgttcatccctggccgatggctggttggccactgtgtgaacagagtgctgggctagatggaccctcggtctgatccagcagggctcttcttatgtccttatgatgCCTCTTCCATCCTATCAGTTGTCACCAAGTGCCTTCCTTTTCCGCCTTCAACCTCTGCATGCCGCTCCCGGGGGAATATGAGCTGGAGGAAGCGCCAGGAATCAAGTtcttcttgtgggcttcccgggggcctctggttggccactgcaggaaacaggatgctggtctACAttgtccagctttccccaacccagcacATTttgggtgtgttggactacaactcccatcagcctcggcCAGTGGTCAAAGGTGGTATGGATAGTGGCTCTCCTGATGTGTTTGgactatagcagccttccccaacctgacgtcctaaatcttttggactacaattcccatcaactatAGCACAGCCAACGGTCGGGgcgatgagaattgtagtctgaAATCTAGGGTAGCTGGCTGGAAGTTGTAGccgggtttgggaaggctgccatcggcctgatccagcaggactcttctcatgttcttgtgTTCTCATTTCCACGCTGCAGCGTCCGTTCCTTCCCCCGCTCCTCGCAGCTGTCAAATGATCACGTCCGGAACATTTTCTACTACGCTTTCCGGGCCTGGAGCAATTCCTCGGCCTTGACCTTCCGCGAGGTGATTTCTCCACAAGCGGACATCTTGGTGGACTTCACCCAAGCCTATCACAAAGACAGCTACCCTTTCGATGGGCCCGGAGGCACCCTAGCCCATGCCTTCTTCCCCGGAGAACACCCCATTTCGGGTGACACCCATTTCGATAACGAAGAGACGTGGATTCATGACCCAAACAACATGTCACCAGGTACACGGCATCCCTGGAGCCACCGGGTCACATAGAGAAGCTATAGTAGAATAGCGAAGCCATGGGTAACGTGTCCCCTTTCTCCTGACGCCTTAGGTCATGGCACGGATCTCTTCGCTGTAGCAGTGCACGAGTTTGGTCACGCCTTGGGACTGGCTCACTCTTCTGCCAAGGAGTCCATCATGATCCCATATTACCAGGGCCCAGTTGGGTTGCCCCACCTGTACCGTCTCCCGCAAGACGATGCCATAGGAATTgaacaaatctatggtgaggaGCTGTGCTTTCTACAGCTTTGGGGAAATAAAGGAGGATTATAAATAGATGGAGTTGGGTAGGACATGGTGATTCCACAATAATACCGTTGTCTGGAAGCAACCACAGGGCTTCTCTACATCAGGGTTTTTATCCCAcagctttaccagggcttctgcttccagacttTTTGCAGGAGTAAGATCAGCCCTTTACATGTGCCTTCCCCTGCCTTTTTTCTGGggctttcctttctctgcaagtcctatatgtttcattatacagccactagatggcgatgtggTATAGTTGCAGTTATAGCGCAACTCCGTAATTACTCGGAGTgaaaaatagccattttaaaatactgcattttctccaTTGCAAATAAAGCCACAGAAAGGGccacaaagcacaggagaggccctggtgATAgtcaatgtcatgtaaaggacctgcaaaattcCGTGAGTATCCAATTtcgattgcaggataaaagccttgtgtagagaagcccttagtcactccttcttctccttcttctttcacctttccaCCTAAATAGTTGTTCTCTTTCTCCATGTCAGAGAGCACCATGTTTGGGCGagtatttttgtttgttacttCTTAACTTGGTCCttcctttgcttttgttttctcgTCTGCAGGGAAGCGTCAGGCTGGTTCACATCCAGATAAAGATGTCCCAGCATTACCAGTCCCCACAGCCCGCCCCATTCCTGACCTACCACCATACCAGCCCACACAAGGGTGAGTACTGCTCTTTATGGGATGGTGGCCCGGCTAACTCTTACATCCCCTCCCCAACCTTTCTTGACTTGGTGCAGTGTAGACACTCTCTATATAATGCCAGGTACTACAAAGCCAAAGCTGGAACAAGACCAAGGCTGGATCAAAACTAGGAAAGCAATataaattgagagccagtgtggtgtagtggctagagtgtcagactggaagtcgggagagccgggttctagtccccacctggccatggaaacccactgggtgactttgggccagtcacagactctcagcccaacccacctcacagggttgttgttgtgaggataaatggagaggaggaggaggattatgtacgctgccttgggttccttatggaggaaaaaaggtgggatataaatgtaataaataaaataaataaattagtggtGGTTTAGTGGAAAtgaggagcctcgtgtggcacagagcggtaaagcagcagtttctgcagctgaaactctccccacggcctgagttcgatcccagcggaagctggtttcaggcagccggctcgggtcgactcagccttccatcctcccgaggttggtaaaatgagtgcccagttagctgggggaaaggcaatcacggccggggaaggcaacggcaaaccaccccgctacaaggcctgccaagaaaacgtcagcgaaagctggcgtccctcccagagtcagtaatgactcagtgcttgcacgagaggttcctttcctttccttagtggAAATGGGGCACGGCCcacgtcaaaggtaggcatggttgggcaaacCTGGGATTCTAATTAACTGAACCTCAGTCCTGAATCCTCAAagattcttcttttcctttcaggCCACGGCAGCCGTCGCCTGATCGTTGTCAGGGCCATTTTGATGCCGTTGCTGACATCCGTGGAGAAGTTTTCTTCTTCAGGAGTAAGGAAAGCAGAGGaattccaccacccacccacccagatcagctggtattgggggtggggggagacacccGAAGTATTACAcctaatggaaacccactgatcTATTACCGCGGTCTTGCCTTCCCTCAGCTCTGAGTAAAGGGGAGTAACAGACTCCATCCCCACGTCTTGCCCATGGTGCATAATGGGGCTTCTGCCCCACCTCAGGCCCTGATTGAATGTTTATGGTTATTGCTGTTCAATGCATACCTCGGGAAGTCTTAAGTAATCTTCATGAGAAGATTAAGTAATTGTCCACTCTGTGTCATGGTTGCACGGAGATGGGTGGGTGAACTTCTCTCCAAGGGCCAAACCACACGTGATATGGAAAAGATGGATCTGGATCTCCCAatagcttttcctttttttcacaGCTACCATGGAGAGAGGGGCATTTAACCAACCCGCCCTGTGTTGTTTCCCTGAtctaaatcatcccccccccggctcctattacctgcaggaggaggggaggacaGAAACCATACTGAAGTTGGGTTTTTCCTCTCCCAAGTGGGCTGATACACCTCTGGCAGGCAGTGTGGGGGTAATTTAGATCAGGGAAACTGTTGGATGGGGTAGTATTAGAGGTAAATGCTCCATAGCCCAGACTTCTCCAGccagatgtcctccagatgtgtcccaTAATGCTCTTGccgatgctggctgggaattttgggagttgcagCCCTCCACATCGGGAGGGCCCCAGATTGGAGAAGTTTGCCCTAGCCCAAATGCCACTTCCCTAATCAAATTactagccccccctccccaccccacagctttCGGGAAATCCAGTCACGCGTCATCTGGCCCCAAGAATGTACGCTACAAATAGCACAGGTATTTGCCGTGGGATTTCACATGCAAAAGAAGTCCGGCATGGTGAGGTTCATGAGTGTCGCGGGACAGGAAGAGGGATCTTTTTTTCAGCAGCCGCCTATCAACAGTGGCAGCAAGCAGTGGCATGGTTTAGCCAGGCTATTTGTCCacgcttccctcccccaccctccgcaCACATTCCACCCTTGCCACGTCCTCTGACCAGCCCTTCTTCTTGTCTGTGTGTTCACCTTGGGAAGGGGCGGGACTGTGGGTTTGGGAAGGCATCCAGAAGCACCTCTGCTCTTTGGCTTCTGCACCGGCCAACCACACACTGCCTGACCCTTTCCACAGAGAAGCATTTCTGGCGGATGCAAGCAGCCCGGACTCTGGTTTCACTGGAGCCGGCTCAGATCCTCCGGTTCTGGAATGGCCTCCCCCAGGATTTCACGGCTATTGACGCCGTGTACGAGCGCATCAACGACAGCCAAATCGTGTTCTTCATTGGTGAGTGGAGCGGGGCATGGCGGTGAGAGAGATGGGGGCTCAGGGGCTCTTCggaaggagaggcagcagcaggggcattgctaggcgcTCAAAGGATTGGGAGAGTGATCTCTCCAGTAGCATCAATGGAAGGTCTTTTCCTAAGCTGAATTGTCCTGcagaggggggatggggggagacaCGACAGGGACAGGGGGTGtaacccttccttccccagttgtgatcccctggaaatccccccTTCCTTGAGTTCACTAAGCTTTGGAGAAAATCCCCATTGGCACAAATGGAAATATTTTTTCTAAGGTTATTTGCCATGCAGTTGGGAGAGGCGGGGGAGGGGTACCCTTTCCCTCCCTAGCTGCAATCCCCTCTGGAAAATcaccccctgcatggcaatgaaGCAGCAACGAATAGAGCTCTGGGGAAAAGATCCAGGGCCATGAGAAATAGATTCAAGGCCATGGGTCCAGGCCTAACAACGCCTGTGGAGTGCAGTCTAACATTGAAGAAAGGGGAGACTGGACCAACAACCCAGGAAGATAaccttaacccatggtttattgttaggTTGTGAATTTTGGGTTGCTCGTGGTTAACAGCCCAtacttaaaccatagtgcagggttcgcaCTTATCGACAAACCACGAGGCAACATCAAACCATAATTTCAggacaacccatattcaaccccCACTTTGGGTTGCTGttaagtgtgaaccaggtcaatgtatgGACTCCccgccccataaaattctgtgtttgaggcagggcaattgcataatAACAACCTTTGTCTGGAAGAATCTTGAAATGGAGCTACTAACATATACCTTATATACCTTTGAATATGTGCTGTGAGTGTCATAATTTCTGGCATACTTTGTGTTTCATTTAGCCTTGATttgcactgtttgtttgttttttaaagtgtgtttacTTCACACGTAAATTGCACACGGCTTCTGTG includes the following:
- the MMP25 gene encoding matrix metalloproteinase-25; amino-acid sequence: MRLLVVVLLASLCLIAQGRAGPSSTHEISKGLEWLTRYGYLPQPDPRAARLQTQGELTSAIKTMQRFAGLPATGNLDQKTLDMMSQPRCSLPDIIGTSELMRRRRRKRRYALSDNVWQKKDLTWHVRSFPRSSQLSNDHVRNIFYYAFRAWSNSSALTFREVISPQADILVDFTQAYHKDSYPFDGPGGTLAHAFFPGEHPISGDTHFDNEETWIHDPNNMSPGHGTDLFAVAVHEFGHALGLAHSSAKESIMIPYYQGPVGLPHLYRLPQDDAIGIEQIYGKRQAGSHPDKDVPALPVPTARPIPDLPPYQPTQGPRQPSPDRCQGHFDAVADIRGEVFFFRKKHFWRMQAARTLVSLEPAQILRFWNGLPQDFTAIDAVYERINDSQIVFFIGSQYWVFTDTQVNPGYPRPTSDLGLPRGTAVGAVFVWPHNRKTYLIEKGQYWRYDDQLGQVEPGYPKPVTLWKGVPPELDDVTRWNDGNTYFFKNSHYWRFTGGNVESDAGYPRSTARDWMHCQGDPTPDPGHTEGQGPMCICGASALQAAPILAWILAFIWAAC